In one window of Candidatus Avedoeria danica DNA:
- the tatC gene encoding twin-arginine translocase subunit TatC: MTTATPLPAMPLMEHLRELRKRLMWAVGSVFLGMLVGLGFSKAVINGLIGMCTACPEMVVSQPLEGFTTYFRVALMLGICIAMPMLVYQLVAFVMPALMPSERKWLYIFLPGAFVLFVFGLLFGYYIVFPRTINFLIKFLDGSATAQITGGEIQIVPRPQLSLYIAFFTNLLMIIGLTFETPLIVLLLAKLRLVTTKTLGRYRRHAVLVMAVSAAILTPTPDPFTMLMVLVPMYLLYELGIVLARFA; this comes from the coding sequence ATGACGACTGCCACACCCCTGCCCGCGATGCCCCTGATGGAGCACCTGCGCGAGCTGCGCAAGCGGCTGATGTGGGCCGTCGGGTCGGTGTTCCTCGGCATGCTCGTCGGGCTCGGGTTCTCGAAGGCGGTCATCAACGGCCTGATCGGGATGTGCACCGCCTGCCCGGAAATGGTCGTCTCGCAGCCGCTCGAGGGCTTCACGACGTACTTCCGCGTGGCGCTCATGCTCGGCATCTGCATCGCCATGCCGATGCTTGTCTACCAACTCGTGGCGTTCGTGATGCCGGCGCTGATGCCTTCCGAGCGCAAGTGGCTCTACATCTTCCTTCCGGGCGCGTTCGTGCTCTTCGTCTTCGGCCTGCTTTTCGGCTACTACATCGTCTTCCCGCGGACGATCAACTTCCTGATCAAGTTCCTGGACGGCAGCGCCACCGCGCAGATCACGGGCGGCGAAATCCAGATCGTCCCGCGCCCGCAGCTCAGCCTCTACATCGCGTTCTTCACGAACCTGCTCATGATCATCGGCCTGACGTTCGAGACGCCGCTGATCGTCCTCCTGTTGGCCAAGCTGCGCTTGGTCACGACGAAGACCCTCGGCCGCTACCGCCGCCACGCCGTCCTCGTGATGGCCGTCTCCGCCGCCATCCTGACGCCGACGCCGGATCCGTTCACGATGTTGATGGTGTTGGTGCCGATGTACTTGTTGTATGAGCTGGGCATCGTTCTTGCTCGCTTCGCGTGA
- a CDS encoding DUF2142 domain-containing protein produces MVAIIIRWLSIPLFWLTLVLAWQTVVMMLPAHRAVSHAVMAFVAFVPMSAYMAASANNDALANLVMALALLAAVHRLAGRTTRRRYVVWAGLIWSVALLTKLTVYPVILPLAAAEVLRTRREGAPIREAVAPAAKSGALGLLIAAPWFIRNMFVYGVTDPFGLAAHDRVVVGQPRTADWIAEHGWGAYLERAVVFTFDSFWGVFGWMAAFMDRRIYIVLALASVIMMIGFAGYVRRAWRASRTGRGIDIDIGDMGDVDRRRVDDSDVDGGSDSDVGPLQRDVVVVFGLVVATTVGGYLWYNLTFVQHQGRYLFPALIPIATAAMLGIREWARWLAKAVRRPAWAEGIAAAGMAAFDAGLLATSVWALVHVIPTLWPGG; encoded by the coding sequence ATGGTCGCAATCATCATCCGCTGGCTGTCGATTCCGCTCTTTTGGCTGACCCTGGTCCTCGCTTGGCAGACCGTCGTCATGATGTTGCCTGCCCATCGCGCGGTGAGTCACGCGGTCATGGCGTTCGTCGCGTTCGTGCCGATGTCGGCCTACATGGCGGCCAGCGCCAACAACGACGCCCTCGCCAACCTCGTCATGGCCCTCGCCCTCCTCGCCGCCGTCCACCGCCTCGCCGGCCGCACCACGCGCCGCCGTTATGTCGTGTGGGCCGGCCTCATCTGGAGCGTGGCGCTCCTTACGAAGCTGACGGTCTACCCGGTCATCCTGCCGCTCGCCGCGGCCGAGGTCCTGCGCACACGGCGCGAAGGCGCACCCATTCGCGAAGCGGTCGCGCCTGCCGCCAAGAGCGGTGCGCTCGGCCTCCTCATCGCCGCGCCGTGGTTCATCCGCAACATGTTCGTCTACGGTGTCACCGACCCGTTCGGCCTCGCCGCGCACGACCGCGTCGTCGTCGGGCAGCCGCGGACGGCGGACTGGATCGCGGAGCATGGCTGGGGCGCGTACCTGGAGCGGGCGGTCGTGTTCACGTTCGACAGCTTCTGGGGCGTGTTCGGGTGGATGGCGGCGTTCATGGACCGGCGGATCTACATCGTGCTCGCGCTGGCCTCGGTGATCATGATGATCGGGTTCGCGGGTTACGTTCGGCGGGCATGGCGCGCTTCCCGCACCGGTCGCGGCATCGACATCGACATCGGCGACATGGGCGACGTTGACCGGCGACGCGTCGACGACAGCGACGTCGACGGCGGAAGCGACAGCGACGTCGGCCCGCTCCAGCGCGACGTCGTCGTCGTCTTCGGCCTCGTCGTGGCGACGACGGTCGGCGGCTACCTCTGGTACAACCTGACCTTCGTCCAACACCAAGGCCGCTATCTCTTCCCGGCGCTGATCCCGATCGCCACCGCCGCCATGCTCGGCATCCGCGAGTGGGCGCGCTGGCTGGCGAAGGCGGTGCGGCGGCCGGCCTGGGCGGAGGGGATCGCGGCGGCCGGGATGGCGGCGTTCGACGCGGGGCTGCTGGCGACGTCGGTGTGGGCGCTGGTGCACGTCATCCCGACGCTCTGGCCGGGAGGGTAG
- a CDS encoding TRAM domain-containing protein produces the protein MIGLLLSALLTPALARLPAPFNRFLPFGSALVLGYLGASIVGRNPNAYLSVLSRILSGKGLEDQSGRYILLDTSVIIDGRIADVAETGFIDKTLLVPRFILAELQQIADSSDGLRRNRGRRGLEILNRLQNSKAVQVEITDKDAPGTHEVDRKLVRLAQDLNCPVMTNDYNLNRVAAIESVRALNLNELSNAVKTILLPGEQMDIRIIQEGKEFGQGVGYLEDGTMVVVEGGRDHVDEMLDVTVTRVLQTVAGRMIFAQAAGAANALPSQRTTP, from the coding sequence ATGATCGGGCTCCTCTTGTCGGCCCTGCTCACACCGGCCCTTGCGCGCCTGCCCGCGCCGTTCAACCGCTTCCTGCCCTTCGGATCGGCGCTCGTCCTCGGCTACCTCGGCGCGAGCATCGTCGGCCGCAACCCGAACGCCTATCTGTCCGTCCTCTCACGCATCCTGTCCGGCAAGGGCCTCGAAGACCAGTCCGGGCGCTACATCCTCCTTGACACGTCCGTCATCATCGACGGCCGGATCGCGGACGTGGCCGAGACCGGGTTCATCGACAAGACGCTTCTCGTCCCGCGCTTCATCCTGGCCGAGCTGCAGCAGATCGCCGACTCGTCCGACGGCCTGCGCCGCAACCGCGGTCGGCGGGGACTCGAGATCCTGAACCGGCTGCAGAACTCGAAGGCCGTTCAAGTCGAGATCACGGACAAGGACGCCCCCGGCACGCACGAGGTCGACCGAAAGCTCGTGCGGCTGGCCCAGGACCTCAACTGCCCGGTGATGACGAACGACTACAACTTGAACCGCGTCGCCGCCATCGAGAGCGTCCGCGCGTTGAACCTGAACGAGCTGTCGAACGCCGTCAAGACGATCCTCCTGCCCGGCGAGCAGATGGATATCCGGATCATCCAGGAAGGGAAGGAGTTCGGCCAGGGCGTCGGCTATCTCGAGGACGGCACGATGGTCGTCGTCGAGGGCGGGCGCGATCACGTGGACGAGATGCTCGACGTCACGGTGACGCGCGTGCTGCAGACCGTCGCCGGCCGGATGATCTTCGCCCAGGCCGCGGGCGCCGCGAACGCCCTTCCCTCGCAAAGGACCACCCCATGA
- a CDS encoding RidA family protein, which translates to MTTEPLPRIIDPGVGHHHTVISTDKAPSAIGPYSQAVRVDLTVFCSGQVPIDPATGQLVDGDISVQTRQALTNLAAVLDAAGSGLDRVLKTTVFLIDMDDFQAMNTVYADSFPSAPPARSTIAVKALPRGARVEIEAIALAKS; encoded by the coding sequence ATGACCACCGAGCCCCTCCCCCGCATCATCGACCCCGGCGTCGGCCACCACCACACCGTCATCTCCACCGACAAGGCGCCCTCCGCCATCGGCCCGTACTCCCAGGCCGTCCGCGTCGACCTGACCGTCTTCTGCTCCGGCCAGGTGCCGATCGATCCGGCCACCGGCCAGCTCGTGGATGGCGATATCAGCGTCCAGACGCGGCAGGCGCTGACGAACCTGGCGGCGGTCCTCGACGCTGCCGGATCGGGGCTGGACCGCGTGCTGAAAACCACGGTGTTCCTGATCGATATGGATGACTTCCAGGCGATGAACACCGTGTACGCCGACAGCTTTCCAAGCGCGCCGCCCGCCCGCTCGACGATCGCCGTCAAGGCGCTGCCGCGCGGCGCACGGGTCGAGATCGAGGCGATCGCGCTCGCCAAGTCATGA
- a CDS encoding S1 RNA-binding domain-containing protein → MTDPFSTTTSAMPHPMLELLESYDDQGKRFQRGDIVNGHIALIRDNEVLIDVGGKREGILSSREMSAMTKDDIAGLQVGDEVECLIINPEDRQGNLVLSLSQARIGQDWDQAEELHKGDLSFEANVSGHNKGGLIVYVGQVRGFVPASQIDRRHGFSREQIDGSGESPLALLVSQPIWLKIIEIDRRKNRLILSELAAMRERRKSSKSELLTSLEDGQVLTGIVTSLADFGAFVDIGGADGLVHLSELAWNRVNHPSEVLHLGDKVTVKVISVDRDRKRIGLSMKQLMPEPWSDIEQRFVVGEVVTATITRLADFGAFARLDGDIEGLIHVSELSDESKPAGEIVQPGDEVTVRVIRVDPDRKRIGLSLKRADVAYDDLVIATDDVAEVGEVAGVGAAAEAAVPTADEAKAAVEAVPAAVEPVAAPVEAAADVAADVTADVTADVTADVTADVAADVVADAPAVVETLEAPAEVETVAVEAADEPVAEAIVESDEMAEPAAEPEMAAAAMEDEA, encoded by the coding sequence ATGACCGACCCATTTTCGACAACCACATCCGCAATGCCCCACCCGATGCTGGAGCTCCTCGAGTCGTACGACGACCAGGGGAAGCGCTTCCAGCGGGGCGACATCGTCAATGGCCACATCGCGCTCATCCGCGACAACGAAGTCCTGATCGACGTCGGCGGCAAGCGAGAGGGCATCCTCTCCAGCCGCGAGATGTCGGCGATGACGAAGGACGACATCGCCGGGCTTCAGGTGGGTGATGAGGTCGAATGCCTCATCATCAACCCCGAGGACCGGCAGGGCAACCTGGTGCTCTCGCTGTCGCAGGCGCGCATCGGGCAGGACTGGGACCAGGCCGAAGAGCTCCACAAGGGGGACCTGTCGTTCGAGGCGAACGTCAGCGGCCACAACAAGGGCGGCCTGATCGTCTACGTCGGCCAGGTGCGCGGCTTCGTGCCGGCGTCACAGATCGACCGGCGACACGGGTTCAGCCGCGAGCAGATCGACGGCAGCGGCGAGAGCCCGCTGGCGCTGCTCGTCAGCCAGCCGATCTGGCTCAAGATCATCGAGATCGATCGCCGCAAGAACCGGCTGATCCTCTCCGAGCTCGCCGCGATGCGCGAGCGCCGCAAGTCGTCCAAGAGCGAGCTGTTGACGTCGCTCGAGGATGGGCAGGTGCTCACCGGCATCGTGACCAGCTTGGCGGACTTCGGCGCGTTCGTGGACATCGGCGGCGCCGATGGCCTCGTCCACCTCTCGGAGCTCGCCTGGAACCGGGTGAACCACCCGAGCGAGGTGCTCCACCTGGGCGACAAGGTGACCGTCAAGGTCATCAGCGTCGACCGCGACCGCAAGCGCATCGGGCTGTCGATGAAGCAGCTCATGCCCGAGCCGTGGAGCGATATCGAGCAGCGGTTCGTCGTCGGCGAGGTCGTCACCGCCACGATCACCCGTTTGGCGGACTTCGGCGCCTTCGCGCGCCTCGACGGCGACATCGAGGGCCTGATCCACGTGTCCGAGCTGTCGGACGAGAGCAAGCCGGCCGGTGAGATCGTGCAGCCGGGCGACGAGGTGACGGTCCGCGTCATCCGCGTCGATCCGGACCGCAAGCGCATCGGCCTGAGCCTGAAGCGCGCCGACGTGGCCTACGATGACCTCGTCATCGCCACGGACGACGTCGCCGAAGTCGGCGAGGTGGCTGGCGTTGGTGCGGCGGCCGAAGCCGCCGTGCCGACTGCGGATGAGGCCAAGGCGGCAGTCGAGGCTGTGCCGGCGGCAGTCGAGCCGGTCGCAGCTCCGGTCGAGGCGGCTGCGGACGTTGCAGCCGATGTCACTGCCGATGTCACTGCCGATGTCACTGCCGATGTCACTGCCGATGTCGCTGCCGATGTCGTAGCCGACGCGCCGGCCGTGGTTGAGACGCTCGAGGCACCGGCCGAGGTCGAGACGGTTGCCGTTGAGGCGGCGGATGAACCCGTTGCCGAGGCCATCGTTGAGAGCGACGAGATGGCCGAGCCGGCTGCCGAGCCCGAGATGGCGGCGGCCGCGATGGAGGATGAGGCCTAG
- a CDS encoding ATP-dependent Clp protease ATP-binding subunit, which produces MAKFDDRFTERARRVLMLAQEEARRLQDSYIGTEHLLLGLVQEERGVAARVLRDLGVNPVQVRRIIEESSRRAGRRSPGQTTGLSPRTKRVIERAVEEARRMNHQYIGTEHLLLGLIGEGGGLAIDVLKDLGCDLSLVRMQTTRAIMQTPSREKVERPKKSQQTPMMDQLGTDLTAQAEEGQLDPVVGRRREIERVIQILSRRTKNNPALIGEPGVGKTAIVEGLAQRIAEGDVPAQLRDKRVFMLDVGSLVAGTIYRGQFEERMKRVVDELKGSDAILFIDELHMLVGAGSAGSSVDAANLLKPALARGELQCIGATTLDEYRRYIEADAALERRFQTVFVEEPSVEETVQILRGIKPRYEEHHNLKIRDEALAAAAQLAARYITDRFLPDKAIDLVDEAASRVRMYKLPDTPGLHEAFENLRSLQGERDKAFTEERYEEAVVLRERERELSGTIETMRDASNDQLEVTEEDIAEVVAMWTGVPVVRIAGEESERLLQMEQTLHARIVSQDEAIEAISKAVRRARAGLKDPHRPIGVYIFLGPTGVGKTELAKALAEFMFGSEDALLQIDMSEFMERHATARLVGAPPGYVGYYEGGQLTEAVRRRPYQVVLLDEIEKAHPEVFNMLLQIMEDGHLSDAKGRKVDFRNTIIIMTSNVGASQLNKHQVLGFNAGKDDQDRLTAEYDVMKDKVIDELKRTFKPEFLNRVDKLLVFRPLTRENLRHIVDVQLERIGPRLEAQRVTIHVTEGAKDKVLEEGYDPEFGARPLRRAIMDLIEDPLSEKILSGTIQPGDHVVVDIAPDGSELVFDVPEPVAPEPVL; this is translated from the coding sequence ATGGCCAAGTTCGACGATCGGTTCACCGAACGTGCCCGCCGCGTCTTGATGTTGGCACAGGAGGAGGCGCGACGCCTTCAGGACAGCTACATCGGCACCGAGCACCTGCTCCTCGGGCTCGTGCAGGAGGAGCGCGGTGTCGCAGCGCGTGTGCTGCGCGACCTTGGCGTCAACCCGGTTCAGGTTAGGCGGATCATCGAGGAGTCCAGCCGCCGCGCCGGCCGCCGCTCGCCCGGCCAGACCACCGGCCTCAGCCCGCGCACGAAGCGCGTGATCGAGCGCGCCGTCGAAGAGGCGCGCCGGATGAACCACCAGTACATCGGCACCGAGCACCTCCTCCTCGGCCTGATCGGCGAGGGCGGCGGGCTGGCGATCGACGTCCTCAAGGACCTCGGTTGCGACCTCTCGCTCGTGCGGATGCAGACCACGCGGGCGATCATGCAGACGCCGAGCCGCGAAAAGGTCGAGCGCCCCAAGAAGAGCCAGCAGACGCCGATGATGGACCAGCTCGGCACGGACCTCACGGCGCAAGCCGAGGAGGGCCAGCTGGACCCCGTCGTCGGCCGGCGGCGCGAGATCGAGCGCGTGATCCAGATCCTCAGCCGCCGCACGAAGAACAACCCGGCCCTCATCGGCGAGCCCGGCGTCGGCAAGACCGCCATCGTCGAGGGCCTCGCCCAACGGATCGCCGAGGGCGACGTGCCCGCCCAGCTGCGGGACAAGCGCGTCTTCATGCTCGACGTCGGCAGCCTCGTGGCCGGAACGATCTATCGCGGTCAGTTCGAGGAGCGAATGAAGCGCGTCGTCGACGAGCTGAAAGGCTCGGATGCCATCCTGTTCATCGACGAGCTCCACATGCTCGTCGGCGCCGGTTCAGCCGGCTCGAGCGTGGACGCCGCCAACCTGCTGAAGCCGGCGCTTGCCCGCGGCGAACTCCAGTGCATCGGCGCCACGACGCTCGACGAGTACCGCCGCTACATCGAGGCCGACGCGGCGCTCGAGCGGCGTTTCCAGACCGTGTTCGTCGAAGAGCCGAGCGTCGAAGAGACCGTGCAGATCCTGCGCGGCATCAAGCCGCGCTACGAGGAGCACCACAACCTCAAGATCCGCGACGAAGCGTTGGCGGCCGCGGCCCAGCTGGCGGCGCGCTACATCACGGACCGCTTCCTGCCCGACAAGGCGATCGACCTCGTCGACGAGGCCGCCAGCCGGGTGCGGATGTACAAGCTGCCCGACACCCCCGGCCTGCACGAGGCGTTCGAGAACCTGCGCAGCCTGCAGGGGGAGCGTGACAAGGCGTTCACCGAAGAACGCTACGAGGAAGCCGTCGTGCTGCGCGAGCGGGAGCGCGAGCTGTCGGGCACGATCGAGACGATGCGCGACGCGTCGAACGACCAGCTCGAGGTGACCGAGGAGGACATCGCCGAGGTCGTCGCGATGTGGACGGGCGTGCCCGTCGTCCGGATCGCCGGCGAAGAGAGCGAGCGCCTGCTGCAGATGGAGCAAACGCTCCACGCCCGCATCGTCAGCCAGGACGAGGCGATCGAGGCGATCTCGAAAGCCGTCCGCCGCGCACGGGCCGGACTCAAGGACCCGCATCGGCCGATCGGCGTCTACATCTTCCTCGGCCCGACGGGCGTCGGCAAGACCGAGCTCGCAAAGGCGCTGGCCGAGTTCATGTTCGGCAGCGAAGACGCGCTGCTCCAGATCGATATGAGCGAGTTCATGGAGCGCCACGCCACGGCGCGCCTCGTCGGCGCCCCGCCCGGCTACGTCGGCTACTACGAGGGCGGGCAGCTGACCGAGGCCGTACGCCGCCGCCCGTACCAGGTGGTGCTGCTCGACGAGATCGAGAAGGCGCACCCCGAGGTCTTCAACATGCTCCTCCAAATCATGGAGGACGGCCACCTGTCGGACGCCAAGGGCCGCAAGGTAGACTTCCGAAACACGATCATCATCATGACCTCGAACGTCGGGGCGTCGCAGCTGAACAAGCACCAGGTGCTCGGTTTCAATGCCGGCAAGGACGACCAGGACCGCCTGACGGCCGAGTACGACGTCATGAAGGACAAGGTTATCGATGAGCTCAAGCGGACCTTCAAGCCGGAGTTCCTGAACCGCGTCGACAAGCTGCTCGTCTTCCGACCGCTCACCCGCGAGAACCTGCGCCACATCGTCGACGTCCAGCTCGAACGGATCGGCCCGCGGCTCGAAGCCCAGCGGGTGACGATTCATGTGACGGAGGGGGCCAAGGACAAGGTCCTCGAGGAAGGCTACGACCCCGAGTTCGGCGCCCGACCGTTGCGCCGGGCGATCATGGACCTCATCGAGGACCCGCTCTCGGAAAAGATCCTTTCCGGCACGATCCAGCCCGGCGACCACGTCGTCGTCGACATCGCGCCGGACGGGTCGGAGTTGGTGTTCGACGTACCGGAGCCGGTGGCGCCCGAACCCGTCCTGTAG
- a CDS encoding sigma-70 family RNA polymerase sigma factor has translation MSDPADERGLVESARTGDGKAFSVLYERYVDRVYSFVLFRVRDDSVAEDLTQDVFVQVLRGLDGYDWRGTLAPWLLRIARNTVIDHWRRVGRRPERPISAVESDEDGDDEDTRIGRVVDEEGEVAIVQAEAMLDRAAFQRASAQLTDLQREVLALRFASGLSIRETAEAMNRSEGAIKNLQHHAVRALRRALGWDNAS, from the coding sequence GTGAGCGATCCTGCTGACGAGCGCGGCTTGGTCGAGTCGGCCCGCACCGGTGACGGGAAAGCGTTCAGCGTGCTCTACGAGCGCTACGTCGATCGCGTCTACAGCTTCGTGCTGTTTCGCGTGCGCGACGACAGCGTGGCCGAGGACCTGACGCAGGACGTGTTCGTTCAAGTGCTGCGCGGCCTCGACGGCTACGACTGGCGCGGGACGCTCGCGCCGTGGCTGCTCCGGATCGCGCGCAACACGGTCATCGATCATTGGCGCCGTGTCGGCCGCCGGCCCGAGCGGCCCATCTCGGCCGTCGAGTCGGACGAGGATGGGGATGACGAGGACACCCGAATCGGTCGGGTGGTCGACGAGGAGGGGGAAGTGGCGATCGTTCAGGCTGAAGCGATGCTCGATCGTGCGGCGTTCCAGCGCGCGTCGGCTCAGCTGACCGATCTCCAACGCGAGGTCTTGGCGCTGCGATTTGCGTCCGGCCTCAGCATCCGCGAGACGGCCGAGGCGATGAATCGGAGCGAGGGCGCGATCAAGAACCTGCAGCACCACGCCGTGCGCGCATTGCGCCGCGCCCTTGGCTGGGACAACGCCTCGTGA
- a CDS encoding sigma-70 family RNA polymerase sigma factor: MSEAGPSGFWKGYRAGTGVVEPVSDGSLVRSVLEGDEVALGTLYGNYVDAIYRFILAQVRDREDAEDLTADTFARMIQGLAGFRHEASFKNWLYQIARNAVRNHRRAAGYRRTVALTPQLHAADHSDAPTDGVEEDAVVVGLLQPLPPRYRQVLELRFLAGLSIEETAKRMEITVANAKVLQHRALKRAAGLKEASEVHARRRA, from the coding sequence ATGAGCGAAGCGGGTCCCAGCGGCTTCTGGAAGGGCTACCGAGCCGGCACCGGCGTGGTGGAGCCCGTCAGCGACGGGTCGCTCGTGCGGAGTGTGCTCGAAGGCGACGAGGTCGCGCTCGGGACGCTGTACGGGAACTACGTCGATGCGATCTATCGGTTCATTCTCGCACAAGTCCGCGATCGGGAGGATGCCGAGGATCTGACGGCCGATACGTTCGCCCGAATGATCCAGGGACTGGCCGGCTTCCGGCACGAGGCCAGCTTCAAGAACTGGCTCTATCAGATCGCGCGCAATGCTGTCCGCAACCACCGGCGGGCAGCGGGCTATCGACGGACGGTGGCGCTCACGCCGCAGCTGCACGCAGCGGATCACAGTGACGCACCGACCGACGGGGTCGAGGAGGATGCGGTGGTCGTCGGGCTGCTGCAACCGTTGCCGCCGCGCTATCGTCAGGTGCTCGAGCTCCGGTTCCTGGCCGGGCTGAGCATCGAGGAGACGGCGAAACGAATGGAGATCACCGTCGCCAATGCCAAGGTGCTGCAGCATCGTGCGCTCAAGCGCGCGGCCGGCCTGAAGGAGGCCTCAGAGGTTCATGCACGACGACGGGCTTGA
- a CDS encoding ferredoxin — MRVSIDWAVCCGAGMCADTAPRAFQVIDAGDGRRRAVVSGPAADDVLCEAAYACPTLAIRLIDDDGRAVYPPAPPATGGR; from the coding sequence ATGCGCGTGAGCATCGATTGGGCCGTTTGTTGTGGTGCCGGCATGTGCGCCGACACGGCGCCGCGCGCCTTCCAGGTCATCGACGCGGGCGACGGTCGCCGGCGTGCGGTTGTGAGCGGCCCGGCCGCGGATGACGTGCTGTGCGAGGCGGCATACGCCTGCCCGACACTGGCCATCCGCCTGATCGACGACGATGGCCGCGCCGTCTACCCGCCGGCGCCGCCGGCGACCGGCGGCCGATGA
- a CDS encoding bifunctional 5,10-methylenetetrahydrofolate dehydrogenase/5,10-methenyltetrahydrofolate cyclohydrolase: MAASWLMGKALSERLRADAAERSTRFAASVGRPPALVSLLVGDDAASAAYQRSKGVAAAKAGIAYRAERLAADATTADVVAAVQALNADAAVDGILVEMPLPRGCDTAAVQAAIDPLRDVDAVTPANLGRLICGMPGPQPATPRAVMALLADAGIALAGAQAVVVGRSKTVGLPVALLLLQADATVSICHSRSRDVAAVARTADVLVVAVGRPALIGPDAVKPGAVVVDVGTNWVDDGDGGRMVGDVDTAAVANVAGWLTPVPGGVGPVTTACVLVATLELAEHRAGTAPASPQAR, encoded by the coding sequence ATGGCGGCTTCATGGCTCATGGGCAAGGCGTTGTCCGAGCGTTTGCGCGCCGACGCGGCCGAGCGGTCGACGCGCTTCGCCGCCTCGGTCGGCCGGCCCCCCGCGCTCGTCTCGCTCCTCGTCGGCGACGACGCGGCCAGCGCCGCTTACCAGCGATCGAAGGGCGTCGCGGCGGCCAAGGCCGGCATCGCCTATCGCGCCGAGCGGCTGGCGGCCGACGCCACGACGGCGGACGTCGTCGCCGCCGTGCAAGCGCTGAACGCCGATGCGGCGGTCGACGGCATTCTCGTCGAGATGCCGCTGCCGCGCGGCTGCGACACGGCGGCCGTGCAGGCGGCGATCGACCCGCTGCGCGACGTCGACGCCGTGACGCCGGCCAACCTCGGCCGGCTGATCTGCGGCATGCCCGGACCGCAGCCGGCGACCCCGCGCGCCGTGATGGCGCTCCTCGCAGATGCGGGCATCGCGCTTGCCGGCGCCCAGGCCGTGGTCGTCGGTCGTTCGAAGACCGTCGGGCTGCCGGTGGCGCTGCTGCTGTTGCAGGCGGACGCGACGGTGTCGATCTGCCACTCCCGGTCGCGGGACGTGGCCGCCGTCGCCCGAACGGCCGACGTTCTCGTCGTGGCGGTCGGGCGGCCGGCGCTCATCGGTCCGGACGCCGTGAAGCCCGGCGCAGTCGTGGTCGACGTCGGCACGAATTGGGTGGACGATGGCGACGGCGGGCGCATGGTCGGCGATGTGGACACGGCGGCCGTGGCCAACGTCGCCGGTTGGCTCACGCCGGTGCCCGGCGGCGTCGGACCGGTCACGACGGCCTGCGTCCTCGTCGCGACGCTCGAGCTGGCCGAGCACCGGGCCGGAACGGCGCCCGCATCACCGCAGGCGCGCTGA
- the rsfS gene encoding ribosome silencing factor has protein sequence MSDKQAEDLIILDLRPVTPIADYFVIGTAGSTRQMRAVAEAVVDALRETMGLKPATVEGAPESGWMLVDYGGLIVHVFDPERRAFYTLESLWADALLVARMA, from the coding sequence ATGAGCGACAAGCAGGCCGAGGACCTCATCATCCTCGATCTGCGCCCCGTCACACCCATCGCCGACTACTTCGTCATCGGCACCGCCGGCTCGACGCGTCAGATGCGCGCCGTGGCGGAGGCCGTCGTCGACGCGCTACGAGAGACGATGGGGCTCAAGCCGGCGACCGTGGAGGGCGCGCCCGAGTCGGGCTGGATGCTCGTCGACTACGGCGGGCTGATCGTCCACGTCTTCGATCCGGAGCGCCGCGCCTTCTACACCCTCGAGTCGCTGTGGGCCGATGCGCTGCTCGTTGCGCGGATGGCATAG